NNNNNNNNNNNNNNNNNNNNNNNNNNNNNNNNNNNNNNNNNNNNNNNNNNNNNNNNNNNNNNNNNNNNNNNNNNNNNNNNNNNNNNNNNNNNNNNNNNNNNNNNNNNNNNNNNNNNNNNNNNNNNNNNNNNNNNNNNNNNNAACTAGGGTAAATCGTGTCTCTGATCGCATTAGTCTTGTTGGAGCTCATTAGCGGGACCCTTCTATTGCCCTCACCCCCTCGTTTTTATTACATATACCCTCGTTACAGGATTGACACAAGTCGTGCATTGACAACATTGTTTTATTATACAAGTTCAATCTTCATTGAGAACACTTGGCACTCTCTTCTTTTTCCTCCACATTACCACAAGCAATACTACATTAGTGGGCGCAGGCACAAGTGCTTTTATCGGGTTTGTGTATTGGCGGCTTGGCGATGCAGTGAAGCATGACCACAAAGAGTTCATTTCTGAATGTAAACCCCTTTCCTCTCCCAACAAAAATTTGAAGTGACTATTAAACATGACACGATTCAACAAAGCATATGTGTAGATAAACGCAACAATGTTTTGCAAGGGTGAGTAAAAACACCATGTTGATGAGGTTGCATTAGAGCATATCCAGTAGAGTTTGTAAATTTGGTGATCTAAAAGCACTTTTTACTATAGGAAGAAGAACACTATAGGAATCATTTTACTCTATCCACCAGATGACCTATAATTTGGTTACCTAATGCGTACCTTCCCTCAATCTCTCTTTGTACTTTGCTTCTCCACGGCAAAGAATTTTCATGTTTCACCATATTAAATGGCTCAAATATCTTTGAACATGCATTACAGAAATCGAATATAGTAGTTCTGAACGGCACGAATATGAAATAAAGTCCACGATAACCCAACATAGTTAGTTCAAACTCGATGCTAAACTAACATAGATAGTTCAAACTCTCCAGATGCTAAACTAGTCATCCTGCTTGTCCAAGAGCTCATCAGAGGGGGAATCCCAATCAAATTCCTTTTTCGTGCCTCGGCCTCAGAGGTAGGAATGGCCTGGCAAGCGTTGCCTACTCCTCCTTGGCCAAGGCATTGGCACGTGTCGTGGCAGCGCCGTCCTCAGGGCCCCAATGGCGGCAGGAGGGCTAGACGTGGCGCCTCAAAGGCGGTGATGGCATTGCAATTGGCTCTCCAGCACGGAGCGGTTAGGTTTACTAATACGGACTTTGATCGCCAAAGATGAGTATGAGAGATAATTTTTAGGCCATGTCCTAAAGAAAACAGGGGTAGCAAACGGGACATGTAATGTAAGCCATTGGGGCATTTTCTTTTTTGGGCACTTTGACACTTTGTAGACGAGGCCCCCAGGGACGGCGCGCAGGGCGGAAGTgtcaggcggcggctagggttggatcGGTTAGGCTCTCCAGCACGGAGTGGTTGGGTTTACTGATACAGACTTTGATCGCCAAAGATGAGTATGAAGAGGGAGAGAGAATTGGTGGAGTATGATGGATGTATTACTGAGCCCCGAGGGttgagtatatattgagtacaagacttgaagGACAGAAGCCTCTCCTGGAGATAAGGCaggagacggattacaaatcctagactaccaaatacatgtatcccaaatatatctctaacacttCGTAGGGATTGGACATGAGTTTACCAactctattggagatgctcttacatcaTTATCTCACGTATCAACTTTAACATGCTTATTGTACATCTTTTGTTTTCAAGGAGTAGGatactatatttcaaaacacagaatACATACATTCAAGTACTTTCTTCAAATCATGCATGGAGATTTTCAAGGGCTGTTAACACGCTTAGTGAAGACACCATTGATTTTGGCTCCTGGAACTTAGCACAACTCGTCGTCTGTCTCAAGGACCAGGCCCACTTGTTTCCGACGGTCCAGCACGCTCTACCATGATATCATAGAGTTGTCGGCCGTTCTGTGTTGCGACAATGAATTAAACCCAGTATGTAAGGATGAAGCTGCTGAGCTTACGGTTAACCAGTGGACTTACGAAAATCACTGGGAAGAAATGAATTTGGCCTTCGGGTTTTGTTTGGGTCTCTTTGAAGTACACTAGGATAGGAAATTGCGGCCACCATAGTTCCCAGTTCACAAATGTTGAGTACCTATGCAACGCGTGCAATCATTAGAAAATACCGTAAAGCTTTTACCACAACAAGATAGATTAACTGGACAAGACAGTGCAGTCCTTGGTACAGAGCATATGAAGTATGCTTACTTCCAACGGTTCTTGCCACCAACAAATACGTTTTCGCCTGACTCCTGCAGCTGATTGCCCACTTTCACTTCCTATATAATACAAACTTATGAAGTTTGAGATGAGAAACATGTATAGTATAGTATCATCTGCAACAACTGAGTATTGACAGAATGAAATCCTTATGTTATGGAAAGGAGAAGCATCGTTCAAGAAGAAATATTAATGCTTCAGCTAGTACTAAGACCCAACGCGATATCCAACAAGTGACTAGTAGAATGGCATCTTGTACATAACAGATTTACTTAGCTTTGCAGTGAGCATTTTCCAGACTTACAACCAACAATTTTATACATGTTTTGTGCATATTCCTGTCACATAGACAAAGTGCTTAAGTATAATTGAGCAGCCAGTTTTGGAAGACATTCACATAAGTAGTTTGAAATAGTCCTACTTATTTAGTTTACACTGGAAAGTAGAGTGCACTAACCAGggaatcatcatcaaagacgaaccTAACTCTAGTAGTCTGCAAAAAAAGAAGTGAATACATCAGTTTCAGCATGAACATAGAAATAAATCATACCTAAGAAATGACCAGGATAAGTTAGTTTCTCTGATTTATCAGTATAACTGCCCCTCGCTTTTAGAGCAGCATGAATAGCAAATTCTGACAGTGGTTTCTTTCagtggaatatgttggcaatgttgAGTAGGGACGAAAAATCAGTGTCAATCTGATGATGGTGGAGCTCAATATGTTCTCAGTGAATAACCCGATTTGAGCTGAAATGAGGTTACTTATAGATTTGAGTGTTTTCCGCGGACAGCGATAGTATACTAGTTTTTTTTCGAGAACTGTGATAGTATGGATGATCCATGACTTTTCACTGTTTAGTTACATATGCACTGTAGACCAAAAAACTCATAGAATATAGTACAATCGTACATGTTTTTCAGCTATAACTCAAACAGATAGTCTAAAAGCAGAGCAAGTCAGGGTAGACTGGCCTGAAACAAGAGAAGCAGCCCCAGTAGGCCTACAGGTGCAGCCGCAAGAAGATTGTCTGCATATGCAAACACACCAGATATCCCTGTATTTCGACAAAATAGCGGTTAATGGATGGACATATTACCGTGCTAACAGACACCATATATCTTTTTTCAGTTTGGCATAGAAGTACATTTCCAGAAAACAGAGATGTTCTATACACTTACTACCTCCGGAGCTCACCAAGTATAGCGATCGGTAATCGGTAGTCTGGGTCCGGGACGACCGTTTCTCTGGTGGTCTTCTTCGCGGTCTTTCTCCCAAACTACGAAGAAGGGGAGGACAACATAGGTTACCAGATTAATGCAAATAGAAGATTGAAAGTAGAGTACACTACGGAGAAATGTAAACTACATCCTCTGctcctaaatataagatgttttggcagttcaaaattgaactgccaaaatgtcttatatttgtgaacagaggtaGTACTTCACAAAGATGTTTGTGAGCTAACCAGAGATACTATTGGTGTGCTTCGTTGTTGCTT
Above is a window of Triticum aestivum cultivar Chinese Spring chromosome 6B, IWGSC CS RefSeq v2.1, whole genome shotgun sequence DNA encoding:
- the LOC123136753 gene encoding uncharacterized protein, which translates into the protein MATTLSLSSPLFLAAPPRARGGVVSAGPSWSTADLPCKGHFAGMRRRGRKQQRSTPIVSLFGRKTAKKTTRETVVPDPDYRLPIAILGISGVFAYADNLLAAAPVGLLGLLLLFQTTRVRFVFDDDSLEVKVGNQLQESGENVFVGGKNRWKYSTFVNWELWWPQFPILVYFKETQTKPEGQIHFFPVIFNGRQLYDIMVERAGPSETSGPGP